Proteins from a genomic interval of Synechococcus sp. A15-28:
- a CDS encoding GIVxVP protein encodes MADNRIARGIVLVPCLLLGGAFLATAAWGQGAAADNRGLAIAIGAALLGAGLLSQVPSSDDPVTKPDDDNRSH; translated from the coding sequence ATGGCAGACAACCGCATTGCCCGTGGCATCGTTCTGGTGCCCTGTCTCCTGCTCGGCGGCGCATTCCTGGCAACGGCGGCCTGGGGGCAGGGCGCTGCTGCCGATAACCGCGGCCTGGCCATCGCCATCGGTGCAGCACTGCTGGGGGCCGGACTGCTGTCCCAGGTTCCATCGTCCGACGATCCGGTGACAAAACCGGACGACGACAACCGTTCTCACTAG
- a CDS encoding nuclease → MRSVSVILRLLSCLLVGLLAASPAAAAEVLQVRTASLLQVGDGNRYYTVQLACIDVEPDAESSAVDWLKEQLPRRRRVNLRPVGRSEGQLLARVTPIGDELDLSAGLVGAGLAKDTCPTEPV, encoded by the coding sequence GTGCGGAGCGTCTCTGTGATCCTGCGTTTGCTGAGTTGCCTGTTGGTTGGGCTGCTTGCTGCTTCACCGGCAGCGGCAGCTGAGGTGCTGCAGGTGCGTACCGCATCTCTTCTGCAGGTGGGTGACGGGAATCGCTATTACACGGTCCAGCTGGCCTGCATCGACGTCGAGCCTGATGCGGAGTCCTCTGCCGTCGACTGGTTGAAGGAGCAACTCCCCCGTCGGAGGCGAGTCAATCTGCGCCCGGTGGGACGCAGCGAAGGCCAGTTGCTGGCCAGGGTCACGCCCATTGGCGATGAGCTGGATCTCAGTGCCGGCTTAGTGGGTGCGGGCCTGGCGAAAGACACCTGCCCAACGGAGCCGGTCTGA
- the ilvB gene encoding biosynthetic-type acetolactate synthase large subunit yields MTLTSASTVVGGLDSDTPQTISGAEALMDALRRHGVDTIFGYPGGAILPIYDALHIAESEGWVKHILVRHEQAGTHAADAYARATGKVGVCFGTSGPGATNLVTGIATAQMDSVPMVVITGQVPRPAIGTDAFQETDIFGITLPIVKHSWVVRDPADLGSIVAQAFLIAASGRPGPVLIDIPKDVGQEHFNYVPVEPGSVIPGGFHRPEPPLDTAVAAALDLIEQAQRPLLYVGGGAISAGAHDSLRLLAERYQLPVTTTLMGKGAFDENDSLSVGMLGMHGTAYANFAVTECDLLIAVGARFDDRVTGKLDTFAPRARVVHFEIDPAEIGKNRRADVAVLGDLGLSLARMVEISLQRTAEPRTAAWLERINTWKERYPLTIPPTEGAIYPQEVLLAVRDLAPDAIVTTDVGQHQMWAAQYLRNGPRGWISSAGLGTMGFGMPAAMGAQVAMPDRQVVCIAGDASILMNIQELGTLAAYGLPVKVVIVNNHWQGMVRQWQESFYEERYSSSDMLNGMPDFIALARSFGVDGVKITEREALHRDLAAALQSPTPMMIDVHVRRGENCYPMVPPGKSNAQMVGLPSHPELAMGTTRTCGSCGATTAHEHRFCPQCGASL; encoded by the coding sequence GTGACCCTTACTTCCGCATCAACGGTTGTCGGTGGACTGGATTCCGATACGCCTCAGACCATCAGCGGCGCGGAAGCCCTGATGGATGCGTTGCGGCGACATGGGGTGGACACGATCTTCGGTTACCCGGGCGGGGCGATCCTGCCGATATATGACGCCCTGCACATCGCTGAGAGCGAAGGCTGGGTGAAGCACATCCTGGTGCGCCACGAGCAGGCGGGAACCCATGCCGCTGATGCCTACGCACGGGCCACCGGCAAGGTGGGTGTCTGTTTCGGAACCTCTGGTCCAGGGGCCACCAACCTGGTGACGGGCATCGCCACGGCCCAGATGGATTCCGTGCCGATGGTGGTGATCACCGGGCAGGTCCCCCGCCCGGCCATCGGGACCGACGCCTTTCAGGAAACCGATATTTTCGGCATCACCCTGCCGATCGTGAAGCACTCCTGGGTGGTGCGTGACCCGGCTGACCTCGGGTCGATCGTGGCTCAGGCGTTCCTGATCGCCGCCAGCGGACGCCCCGGTCCGGTGCTGATCGACATTCCCAAGGATGTGGGGCAGGAACACTTCAATTACGTGCCGGTGGAGCCCGGTTCCGTTATCCCAGGCGGTTTCCATCGGCCTGAGCCCCCGCTGGATACGGCCGTGGCGGCGGCGCTCGATCTGATCGAGCAGGCCCAACGTCCGCTGCTGTACGTCGGTGGTGGCGCGATCTCAGCCGGCGCCCACGACAGTCTCCGCTTGTTGGCCGAGCGCTATCAGCTGCCGGTCACGACCACCCTGATGGGCAAAGGTGCTTTTGATGAGAACGATTCACTTTCTGTGGGCATGCTGGGCATGCACGGCACCGCCTACGCCAACTTCGCCGTCACCGAGTGCGACCTGTTGATCGCTGTGGGGGCCCGGTTTGATGACCGTGTCACCGGAAAACTGGACACCTTCGCGCCCCGGGCCCGGGTGGTGCACTTCGAGATCGATCCGGCGGAGATCGGCAAGAACCGCCGGGCTGATGTGGCCGTCCTGGGCGATCTCGGGCTGAGCCTGGCGCGGATGGTGGAGATCAGTCTCCAGCGCACGGCGGAACCCCGCACAGCGGCCTGGCTGGAGCGCATCAACACCTGGAAGGAGCGTTATCCCCTCACGATTCCTCCGACGGAAGGGGCGATCTACCCCCAGGAAGTGCTTCTGGCGGTGAGGGATCTGGCCCCCGACGCGATCGTCACCACAGATGTCGGTCAGCATCAAATGTGGGCCGCCCAGTACCTGCGCAACGGTCCCAGGGGCTGGATCAGCAGTGCCGGCCTGGGGACCATGGGTTTTGGGATGCCGGCCGCGATGGGGGCCCAGGTGGCCATGCCGGACCGTCAGGTGGTTTGCATCGCCGGCGATGCTAGCATCCTAATGAACATCCAGGAGCTCGGAACCCTGGCGGCCTACGGGTTGCCCGTGAAGGTGGTGATCGTGAACAACCACTGGCAGGGCATGGTGCGTCAGTGGCAGGAAAGCTTTTATGAGGAGCGCTACTCCTCTTCCGACATGCTGAACGGCATGCCCGATTTCATTGCCCTGGCCCGTTCCTTCGGTGTGGATGGCGTCAAGATCACCGAGCGTGAGGCCCTGCACCGCGATCTCGCAGCAGCGTTGCAATCACCGACTCCGATGATGATCGACGTGCATGTGAGGCGCGGAGAGAACTGTTACCCGATGGTTCCCCCAGGCAAGAGCAATGCCCAGATGGTGGGACTCCCCTCCCATCCCGAGCTGGCGATGGGCACGACGCGAACCTGTGGCTCCTGTGGCGCCACCACCGCCCATGAACATCGCTTCTGCCCCCAGTGCGGAGCGTCTCTGTGA
- a CDS encoding M23 family metallopeptidase, with amino-acid sequence MARCMLSACSESLLGALVTFGLVSSVLPAQADVRWSAGVFPIAVFDGYTSHFGLRRGGDGQLRPHTGLDIAAPLGSPVLSWWSGRVVDTIHDASCGIGVVVASGGYEHIYCHLQQQRMRSGQAVQAGQVIWQVGMTGRTSGPHLHWGIQYEGKWLDPALILRAMIRSHRARGAAGP; translated from the coding sequence ATGGCCCGCTGCATGCTCTCGGCCTGCTCTGAGTCGCTGCTCGGGGCTCTCGTCACCTTTGGGCTCGTTTCAAGCGTTTTGCCGGCTCAGGCGGATGTCCGCTGGAGCGCCGGGGTGTTTCCCATTGCTGTGTTCGACGGGTACACCAGTCATTTCGGTCTTCGCCGCGGCGGGGATGGTCAATTGAGACCCCATACCGGTCTTGATATCGCAGCACCGTTGGGGTCCCCTGTGCTCAGTTGGTGGTCCGGCCGGGTCGTGGACACCATCCATGACGCGTCATGCGGCATCGGCGTTGTGGTGGCCTCCGGTGGTTACGAGCACATCTACTGCCATCTGCAGCAGCAGCGGATGCGCTCAGGCCAGGCTGTTCAGGCGGGGCAGGTGATATGGCAGGTGGGTATGACCGGGCGCACCAGCGGCCCGCACCTGCACTGGGGAATTCAATACGAGGGGAAATGGCTCGATCCGGCGCTGATTCTCAGGGCCATGATCCGAAGCCACCGAGCCAGAGGAGCTGCAGGCCCTTAA
- the hemH gene encoding ferrochelatase: MSRVGVVLLNLGGPERIQDVGPFLYNLFADPEIIRLPSPALQKPLAWLISTLRSGKSQEAYRSIGGGSPLRRITEQQARELQSLLRQRGLDATTYVAMRYWHPFTESAVADMKADGMDEVVVLPLYPHFSISTSGSSFRELQRLRQGDAAFEQLPIRCIRSWFDHSGYIKAMAELIAEEVRNSDDPEKAHVFFSAHGVPKSYVEEAGDPYQQQIEACTDLIMKSLAEHMGHANPHTLAYQSRVGPVEWLKPYTEEALEQLGEAKTNDLVVVPISFVSEHIETLEEIDIEYRELATEAGVVNFRRVRALDTYPPFIEGLADLVTSSLEGPEVSLDAAAELPTKVKLYPQEKWEWGWNNSSEVWNGRLAMLGFSAFLLELISGHGPLHALGLL, from the coding sequence ATGTCCCGCGTCGGCGTCGTCCTGCTGAATCTGGGGGGACCCGAACGCATTCAGGATGTCGGCCCATTTCTCTACAACCTGTTTGCTGATCCGGAGATCATCCGGTTGCCCAGCCCAGCGCTGCAGAAACCTCTGGCCTGGTTGATCAGCACGCTGCGCAGCGGCAAATCCCAGGAGGCCTACCGCTCGATCGGTGGAGGTTCACCGCTGCGCAGGATCACCGAGCAGCAGGCACGGGAACTGCAGAGTTTGCTGCGTCAGCGGGGACTCGACGCCACCACCTACGTCGCGATGCGGTACTGGCATCCCTTCACGGAATCCGCCGTGGCGGACATGAAGGCGGATGGCATGGATGAGGTGGTGGTGCTGCCTCTTTATCCCCACTTCTCCATCAGCACCAGCGGATCCAGCTTCCGGGAACTGCAGCGGCTGCGTCAGGGAGACGCTGCCTTCGAGCAGCTGCCGATTCGCTGCATCCGAAGCTGGTTCGATCACTCCGGCTACATCAAGGCGATGGCTGAGCTGATTGCGGAAGAAGTGCGCAACAGCGATGACCCGGAAAAGGCCCATGTCTTTTTCAGTGCCCACGGCGTCCCCAAGAGTTATGTGGAGGAAGCCGGAGACCCCTATCAGCAGCAGATCGAGGCCTGCACGGACCTGATCATGAAATCTCTGGCGGAGCACATGGGCCACGCCAACCCCCACACCCTGGCTTACCAGAGCCGAGTGGGTCCGGTGGAGTGGCTGAAGCCCTACACCGAGGAGGCGCTCGAGCAGCTGGGAGAGGCCAAGACGAACGATCTGGTGGTGGTGCCGATCAGCTTCGTCAGCGAGCACATCGAGACGCTTGAGGAAATCGACATCGAATACCGGGAGCTGGCGACCGAAGCCGGGGTGGTCAATTTCCGCCGGGTGCGAGCCCTCGATACCTATCCCCCCTTCATTGAGGGTCTGGCGGATCTGGTGACCAGCAGTCTGGAGGGGCCTGAGGTGAGCCTCGATGCAGCTGCGGAACTGCCCACCAAGGTGAAGCTGTATCCCCAGGAGAAATGGGAATGGGGTTGGAACAACAGTTCCGAGGTCTGGAACGGACGCCTGGCCATGCTCGGTTTTTCCGCTTTCCTGTTGGAGCTGATCAGTGGCCATGGCCCGCTGCATGCTCTCGGCCTGCTCTGA
- a CDS encoding site-specific integrase — MDLRNSLNLLNTQLAVQGTRLRIEQRGQTLNLRGPLPLRDAPSTFKVQRISLGLQADAAGLQEAKETLDQVQRQLDRDRFNWEDWQIPQRRPTGPGADAAIRTFEEAFFKDPRRRRAAAGSRTTWSGAYLPYLRRLSRFSGEAPLNAALLLQTLRSYEEGSRSRQQCSTALTALARHVGVALPEDWREEAGGYGLHRARFRQLPTDAQILEAVLKIPNPRWRLAYGLMATYGLRNHEIFYCDLSALADQGDRVIRVLPTTKTGEHQVWPFQPEWVDRFSLSTLGGSQGALPRIQTDLRRTTLQQVGRRVSEQFRRYDLPITPYDLRHAWAVRTIHIGLPDTVAARMMGHSVAIHTRTYHHWITRRDQQQAVDAALARQQA; from the coding sequence ATGGACCTTCGCAACAGCCTGAACCTCCTCAACACACAGCTGGCGGTCCAGGGGACGCGCTTGCGCATTGAGCAACGGGGCCAGACCCTCAACCTCAGAGGCCCCCTGCCGCTGCGGGATGCCCCGTCCACATTCAAGGTGCAGCGGATCAGTCTCGGGCTTCAGGCCGATGCCGCTGGCCTGCAGGAGGCCAAGGAGACCCTGGACCAGGTTCAGCGTCAGCTGGATCGCGACCGATTCAACTGGGAGGACTGGCAGATCCCCCAGCGCCGACCCACCGGACCTGGAGCCGACGCAGCGATCCGCACGTTTGAGGAAGCCTTTTTCAAGGACCCACGCCGCCGCCGCGCCGCCGCCGGTAGCCGCACCACCTGGAGTGGGGCCTATCTGCCCTATCTCAGACGGCTGAGCCGCTTCAGCGGCGAGGCCCCCCTCAACGCTGCCTTGCTGCTTCAAACCTTGCGCAGTTACGAGGAGGGAAGTCGCAGTCGCCAGCAATGTTCGACGGCCCTGACGGCCCTGGCTCGCCACGTCGGTGTTGCCTTGCCGGAGGACTGGCGGGAGGAAGCCGGCGGCTACGGCCTGCATCGAGCCCGCTTCCGGCAGCTGCCCACGGATGCACAGATCCTCGAAGCAGTGCTGAAGATCCCGAACCCTCGCTGGCGACTGGCCTACGGCTTGATGGCCACCTATGGATTACGGAATCACGAGATTTTCTACTGCGATCTCAGTGCTTTGGCCGATCAGGGTGACCGGGTGATCCGGGTGCTGCCCACCACCAAAACAGGAGAACACCAGGTGTGGCCGTTTCAGCCGGAGTGGGTGGACCGCTTCAGCCTCTCCACCCTCGGGGGCAGTCAGGGTGCGCTGCCCCGGATCCAGACCGATCTACGCCGCACCACGCTGCAGCAGGTCGGACGACGGGTGAGCGAACAGTTCCGCCGCTACGACTTGCCCATAACGCCCTATGACCTGCGCCATGCCTGGGCTGTGCGCACCATCCACATCGGACTTCCCGATACGGTGGCCGCCAGGATGATGGGGCATTCCGTGGCCATCCACACGCGGACGTATCACCACTGGATCACGCGTCGTGATCAACAGCAGGCGGTGGACGCGGCGTTGGCGCGTCAGCAGGCCTGA
- a CDS encoding class I SAM-dependent methyltransferase: MSSFLRPLAYRHRWIYDLVTAVSSLSVGGVDRLRGLGLEALRPHLKPEATVLDLCCGSGEAAAPWLEAGFRVTGLDISPRALALAAQRYPAMERVEGLAEDPPLKEASFAAIQMSVALHEFPRTDREAVLTSCLRLLQPGGSLVLVDLHPAGPWLRLPQRLFCALFETDTATAMLEDDLPSQLERIGFTAVNQDLLAGQALQRITATRPRTSATP, translated from the coding sequence ATGAGTTCCTTTCTACGGCCACTGGCCTATCGCCATCGCTGGATCTACGACCTGGTGACCGCCGTCTCGTCGTTGAGTGTGGGCGGCGTGGACCGACTGCGGGGGCTTGGGTTGGAAGCCTTACGCCCCCATTTAAAACCCGAAGCGACCGTGCTGGACCTCTGCTGCGGCAGCGGCGAGGCAGCTGCCCCCTGGCTTGAGGCCGGCTTCCGTGTGACGGGCCTTGACATCTCGCCCCGTGCCCTGGCCCTTGCAGCTCAGCGGTATCCAGCGATGGAGCGGGTGGAGGGGTTGGCAGAGGACCCACCTTTGAAAGAGGCCAGCTTCGCGGCCATCCAAATGAGCGTGGCGCTGCATGAATTCCCCCGAACGGACCGGGAAGCGGTGCTGACGAGCTGTCTGCGATTGCTGCAGCCCGGTGGCTCGTTGGTGCTTGTGGACCTGCACCCGGCTGGACCCTGGCTTCGTCTGCCGCAACGGCTGTTCTGCGCCCTGTTTGAAACGGACACGGCCACGGCCATGCTGGAGGACGACCTCCCCTCCCAGCTTGAGCGGATTGGATTCACTGCGGTGAATCAAGACCTGCTGGCGGGCCAGGCTCTGCAGCGAATCACCGCAACCCGTCCCCGAACCAGCGCGACCCCATGA
- the cobO gene encoding cob(I)yrinic acid a,c-diamide adenosyltransferase, with amino-acid sequence MSTSDLDQSAAELGMGGKLAPEPDDAGYRKRMERRQQVQKQRVEERNKEKGLVLVFTGQGKGKTTAGLGLVLRTLGHGERVAIVQFIKGGWEPGEARALKAFRDQVSWHALGEGFTWETQDRERDQQLVEAAWQTALGYLGDAAVRLVLLDELNVALKLGYISTETVIAGLDERPELTHVAVTGRGAPPALVERADLVTEMTLVHHPFREQGVKAQAGIEY; translated from the coding sequence ATGAGCACAAGCGATCTCGATCAGTCCGCCGCCGAACTGGGCATGGGAGGCAAGCTCGCCCCCGAACCGGACGATGCCGGTTATCGCAAGCGGATGGAGCGGCGCCAGCAAGTGCAGAAGCAACGGGTGGAGGAACGCAACAAGGAAAAAGGTCTGGTCCTTGTGTTCACCGGCCAGGGCAAGGGCAAGACCACTGCTGGGCTGGGCCTGGTGCTTCGCACCCTTGGCCATGGCGAGCGGGTCGCGATTGTGCAGTTCATCAAGGGGGGGTGGGAACCCGGAGAAGCACGCGCCCTCAAAGCCTTCAGGGATCAGGTGAGCTGGCATGCCCTTGGAGAGGGATTCACCTGGGAGACCCAGGACCGGGAACGGGACCAGCAACTGGTGGAAGCCGCCTGGCAGACCGCCCTCGGTTATCTGGGCGATGCTGCCGTGAGACTGGTGCTGCTCGATGAACTGAATGTGGCGCTGAAGCTCGGTTACATCAGCACCGAAACGGTGATTGCCGGACTCGATGAACGCCCGGAGCTCACCCATGTCGCTGTGACAGGTCGAGGGGCACCCCCGGCCCTCGTGGAGCGAGCTGATCTCGTCACCGAGATGACCCTCGTGCACCACCCATTCCGCGAACAGGGCGTCAAGGCCCAGGCTGGAATCGAATACTGA